From Niallia sp. Man26:
TGTATTCACTATAGCAACAAACCAAACAAATCAGGATAAAAATAACACATACGCCATACAAAACGTAAGAACAGGAAAAAATCTTAGACCATATAAAGCTGGCATTGAGAATGGAAACAGAATAATACTATATAAGCATGTAAAATGGAAATGTATGACCTGGCAGTTTATCCAAGTTGACCAAGAAAGCTACCAGTTGAAAAATGAATATACATCAAAAACATTTCAGCCTTCGTCAAAGCCTGAATCAGGTGTTACTTTAACGCAGCAGGCATTAAAAACAGACAATCTTCAATATTGGGAGTTTATTAAACAATCTGATGAAACATACATGATAAGGTTAAAAGGAACTAGCTTGTATATAACCATATCCGCTAATAAATCAAATTCTTCCATTATACTCATGCCAGTACAGAATTCAAGTAGCCAGAAATGGAGATTAATTAAGCAAAACCCATTGATATAAGGGAATATCATATAAATAAATGCTCTAAAACAATCAGTTGCTAATAGCAAACTGATTGTTTTGTTTTGTAAATAGTTTATTTTTCCGTTCAAGAGTGAGTTGTTATTAATATAGATAGATTGTGATTTAAATGTACATTAAAACAATAGGAAACGTTTACTCATTAACAGCTACCATACCCAGTACTAATTATGCTATTGGCAAAAGCCAAAAGTTATCTATCATACATTTTTACTATCTCCTTCACTAAAAAAGTCTGATTTTCTACAAAATATAACAAAATCAGACTTTTTTTAGTGAATTGCTTCACATTTAGTACTTATTGCCGATATAAAGGGAAAATACATATGGAGGAGCTTGTTTTATGAATTCTACTATTCAGGCAGTAGTCAATATTGCCCCGATTATAAAAGATACGCTAGGACCAACAGCCGCAATGGGTGTGCTGGATACGGAGAAGTTTGTTTACTTTTCGCCGTCAACGCTCTTGAATTTGGATGTTGAAGCAGGAAAAACAAGACTGGATGAGCATGAAGTTTATCTGCGCGCACTTAGAGGCGAACAAATTATTTCTAAAACAGACGATGCAAACATTTTCGGTGTGCCTGTAGTGACTTCTATTACGCCAATTAGGGATATAGATACAAATGAAATTGTTGGCTTGTTATCTTTATCGCGAACATTGGAGCATCAAGATAAGCTAGATAAAGAGCTTAGCAGAATCAATGAAGTAATTGATGCGTTGCAAGGCAAGGTGCAGTATGTTGCCGCACAGGCAGAAGAGCTTTCCGCAACCAGCAGCGATATTAACGACCAAGCAAAAAGTGCAAGCCAAAACTCTCGCCAAATAGGCGAAGTAGTTCAGTTAATTGAACAAATATCTACACAGACAAATCTTCTTGGATTAAATGCAGCTATTGAAGCAGCTCGTTCTGGCGATGCTGGCAGAGGCTTCGGTGTTGTGGCAGATGAGATAAGAAAATTATCTAACAATACGAAGGAAGCAGTGAAGACAATTGGTAAATCCTTAACGGAAATCCGTGCCAGCATTGAGAATCTGACACTCAGCATTAATGAGGTCTCCACTTCATCAGATGAGCAATCTGTTATCATGGTTGAATTCATGGATGAAATTCAGGCTTTGGATGCAAAAAGCAAACAGATAATTGAAAAAATGAAAATAGTAACTAACCAGGAATAGGAGATGGAAATATGCATTTAACACTACAAGCGTTGGTTAAACTAGCACCTGAAATCAAAAAAAACCTTGGTGAAAATTGTGCTGTTGTCGTTACCGACACAGAGAATTTCATCTTTTCCTCCCAGTCAAAAGATTTAGATTATAGTGTTAAAGTCGGTGACTTTGCATTTACGGAAGATAACGATATCCTGCGTCAAGCACTTAACGGAGAAAAAGTAAAAATACATATTCCTAAAGAACGCTATGGCGTTGGTATGCACTATTCCGCTAATCCTATTCGTGATGAAAACGGTGAGATTGTCGGTGTGTTCCAAATTACCAAAACATTGAAAGACGAAGAACTATTAGATGAAGATTTGGATGAATTACGCTCGATCGTCAGCAGTCTGCAGGGAAAAGTACAACAAGTTGCCGCTCAAGCGGAGGAACTTTCCGCAACCAGCACAGATATAAATGGCCAAGCAGCTCATGCAAATGAGAACTCGCAGGAGATTAGTAAGGTTGTTAAATTAATTGAAGATATTTCATCACAGACAAACTTGCTTGGCTTGAATGCTGCCATTGAAGCAGCCCGTTCTGGCGATGCTGGGAGAGGCTTCGGTGTTGTGGCAGATGAAATACGCAAGCTTTCCATTGGAACAAAGGATGCAGTAGGTACGATTGGTAAATCTCTTCAAGAAATACGAACAAACATGGAGAATTTGACAGTGAGTATTGGTGAAGTATCCACTGCATCAGCAGAGCAATCTCGTGTCATGGTTGAGTTTATGGAAGATATCCAAAATCTAAATGAACAAAGCAATGATATCGGACAATACATCAAAAATATTACATCTTGAACAGAATCATAGAAACAAAGGGACATTTCACTTGTTAGTTACGAGTTAGTATGCGACCTAGTTGGTCGCATACTAGGCATTGCTTATGCACTATTTTATCCAGCATAACTTGCCAAATGATATTCTGCGTGCAGTTTTAAGCAGAACGATAGAAAAGTATTTTAATACGCAAAAGCAGGATAATTGTGTTTTAGTAACTTAGTTACATATAATTAGTTAGAATAGTTTTAATTCGAGATTGTAATCAGTGGATAAGATGAACCATCAGCAATGAATGTCATTAATATAGCAGCTGGTTACGGAAAATTGGGGGATAATGTTATGAAGTCTTTAGTATATTACGGTTCAAAAGATGTAAAAATTGAAGAAGTCACTGAACCGGTAGTTACAGAAGGAACTGTAAAAGTTAAAGTTAAATTCGCTGGTATATGTGGGACAGATTTACACGAATATCTACATAAAACATTTGTAACAGAAAATAAAATGATTTTAGGCCATGAATTTACAGGAGAAATTGTGGAAGTCGGCAATAATGTAACTAAATTTAAAGCTGGCGACAGAGTTGCGATTGAACCGATTTGGGGATGTGGTGAGTGTCAAACATGTAAAACTGGAAATTATAATATTTGCCCTAATATGAAATCATATGGCATTCACGAAAATGGCGGTTTCGCTGAATATGTTGTCGTGAAAGAAGCAAATGTATTTTTATTGCCTGATACACTCAAGTTTGAATTTGCCGCTTTAGTAGAGCCTCTTGCCGTTGTATTGCAGGCAATTCGAAAAAGTAAGTTCAAAATTGGCGATAGCGTCGCACTTTTTGGAGCAGGACCAATCGGGCTGCTGTTATCCGAGAGCTTGAGAGCAGCAGGAGCAAGTAAGATTTTTGTGGCAGAAGTTAGTGAAGAACGCAGAAAACTAGCATTGAAAATGGGTGCGGATGTAGTAATAAATCCGCTGGAAGAGGATGCTGTTCAAGTTATTCAAAATCATACCAATGGGGGAGTAGATGTTTCCTTTGACGTTGCTGGAGTAGAGGCTACATTCAACCAATCACTTGATTGCATCAAACCAAATGGTGAGTTTATGATTGTAAGTGTGTTTGCAAATCCTGTTAAGTATCACCCTACAACACAAGTAGTCAGTGAGAAAAAAATCAATTCTTCTCTCGGTTATAATAACATCTTTGCCCAAGCGATTGATTTGTTATCAAAGGGATCATTGAATGTTGAGCCAGTCATCACAAGTATCATAGCATTAGATAACATTGTGGAAGACGGGTTTGAAAAACTAATTAATGATAAAAATGAATGCAAAATTTTAGTTCGTCCGAACTAATTAAAAAGAAGCGGCAGAGCCTATCTGCCGCTTCTTTACTATTATGTTATTTCATTGCCTTTTTCGCCATGTGGGAGTTGTTAAACTAAACTGTCAGTATAATACAGTCCATAAGTAAGGTTAAAACCTAGAGTTGCAGTAATGAAAACATATCTTTTCATTACAGAACGAGAATGCTGCCATTCTCGTTCTGTAATGCGGATTTTTAGCTGTCTTGATCTTGGTCATTATCCTGCTCGTTATCTTGGTCTTGATCAGCATCCGCATTAGCACGGGAGCGTGATTGGACACGAGCTTTGGAATCGGAATGAACATCAATGTTCAAGTCGATTTTAGCATTACCAGAATCGTTGACTTTAGCGACGTTCGTGTTTTTATCAAGGTTTTTGACAGTATTATCGTTATCTACTTCTGTATCTACTCTTAAGTCGTTATCTACATCAAAGTCTACATTTGCATCAGAACGGCTGTCGCTGTCGCCTGAACGTGAATTAGAGTTGTTGCTTTGGTTTGAATTCCCACCATTATTGCTTCTTCCGAAGAACCACGGTCTTCTACTCATTATAAATCCCTCCTTGTCCTTATTCATTACATAGTTTATTCAGCAAAGATAAAATGAGCTGGTTAGTTACATTAGGACAGGCATGGATTTTTCAATAATTCAGCAGCTGTAACAAAGCTGGTTGAATACCTAGTAATTTTATCTGAATAGTTAAAAAATCGTTGACACTTCCTTTTAAGTCCTGTTATGATAATTCTCAAGAAACAAACAAATAGATAAAGAATCGACTAGATCACTAGAGATTCAATGAAATGCTGCATTTGCATTTTGTTGAGTCTCTTTTTTTATTATTGTTTATCGGTCGATAAGGAAGTAGGGGGTATGAAAAAAAGAGAGATTAGACATTTTTGTGCATTAATCCGATTAAACCAATTTGAAAAATAGAAAAGGAGAGAGTAAATATGGGACATCCTACAATTTATCCGACAGGAGCAACAATCTATTCACCTACTAAAGCTTGGAGCGGCTACACTATTTTTCAAGCACCAGATCTTGGGGCATTATTGATTGATATGAATGGCAGAGAGGTCCACTTGTGGAAAGGCTTGAGAGGCTTTCCGAATAAAATTTTCCCTGGTGGCTATGTATTAGGACACACCTTTAACAGAGACCCGCAGCATGGTTTTCAGGATGAAGGAGATTTGGCGCAAGTAGATTTTGACGGCAATATTGTCTGGAAGTTTGATAAACATGAGTTTATTACGGATCC
This genomic window contains:
- a CDS encoding RICIN domain-containing protein — its product is MTWQFIQVDQESYQLKNEYTSKTFQPSSKPESGVTLTQQALKTDNLQYWEFIKQSDETYMIRLKGTSLYITISANKSNSSIILMPVQNSSSQKWRLIKQNPLI
- a CDS encoding methyl-accepting chemotaxis protein; the protein is MNSTIQAVVNIAPIIKDTLGPTAAMGVLDTEKFVYFSPSTLLNLDVEAGKTRLDEHEVYLRALRGEQIISKTDDANIFGVPVVTSITPIRDIDTNEIVGLLSLSRTLEHQDKLDKELSRINEVIDALQGKVQYVAAQAEELSATSSDINDQAKSASQNSRQIGEVVQLIEQISTQTNLLGLNAAIEAARSGDAGRGFGVVADEIRKLSNNTKEAVKTIGKSLTEIRASIENLTLSINEVSTSSDEQSVIMVEFMDEIQALDAKSKQIIEKMKIVTNQE
- a CDS encoding methyl-accepting chemotaxis protein, translating into MHLTLQALVKLAPEIKKNLGENCAVVVTDTENFIFSSQSKDLDYSVKVGDFAFTEDNDILRQALNGEKVKIHIPKERYGVGMHYSANPIRDENGEIVGVFQITKTLKDEELLDEDLDELRSIVSSLQGKVQQVAAQAEELSATSTDINGQAAHANENSQEISKVVKLIEDISSQTNLLGLNAAIEAARSGDAGRGFGVVADEIRKLSIGTKDAVGTIGKSLQEIRTNMENLTVSIGEVSTASAEQSRVMVEFMEDIQNLNEQSNDIGQYIKNITS
- a CDS encoding 2,3-butanediol dehydrogenase, whose protein sequence is MKSLVYYGSKDVKIEEVTEPVVTEGTVKVKVKFAGICGTDLHEYLHKTFVTENKMILGHEFTGEIVEVGNNVTKFKAGDRVAIEPIWGCGECQTCKTGNYNICPNMKSYGIHENGGFAEYVVVKEANVFLLPDTLKFEFAALVEPLAVVLQAIRKSKFKIGDSVALFGAGPIGLLLSESLRAAGASKIFVAEVSEERRKLALKMGADVVINPLEEDAVQVIQNHTNGGVDVSFDVAGVEATFNQSLDCIKPNGEFMIVSVFANPVKYHPTTQVVSEKKINSSLGYNNIFAQAIDLLSKGSLNVEPVITSIIALDNIVEDGFEKLINDKNECKILVRPN